In a single window of the Bacillus mycoides genome:
- a CDS encoding bifunctional homocysteine S-methyltransferase/methylenetetrahydrofolate reductase, with translation MKLLDLLSKGIVIGDGAVGTLLHSHGLQSSFEELNLSDPDLIISIHKQYVAAGADVIQTNTYGANEAKLRMYGLENQVVQINKAAVNIAKASVTDRNAILGTIGGMKHIGAVTTTDIEREFMLLEQAGALLEEQVDGLLLETFYDEFELLHAVKVLRKQTNIPIVAQLALHEAGTTQNGNDVNEILKQLLDYGANVVGLNCQLGPLHMTEAFKMISIPQNGYLSAYPNAGLPNYVEGRYVYEGSPAYFEEMTPKFIEQGIRLLGGCCGTTPEHIEGMKRAIANVAPVIAKETIQRPKVVHTHEKRSRAHVTLAEKAKKQTTVVVELDPPKTLDTQRFFEGARALKRAGADAITLADNSLASPRVSNMAMGALLTKHDIPVLTHLTCRDHNVIGLQSHLLGLSALGMEEVLALTGDPARVGDFPGATSVYDLSSIELIKMIKEMNDGRSILGKSIGPATRFSVGGAFNPHVRHLKAAVKRMERKIDAGAEYFLTQPIYDVALIEEVYEATKHLEQPIFIGIMPLVSKRNADFLHFEVPGITLPEEIRQRMDGHETKEAAIEEGIRISQELIDAAMKYFNGIYLITPFLKYEITEHLVKYVREKQEVKEGIN, from the coding sequence GTGAAATTACTAGATTTATTATCAAAAGGAATTGTAATAGGTGATGGTGCGGTTGGAACGTTATTACATTCGCATGGTTTACAAAGTAGTTTTGAAGAATTGAATTTGTCTGATCCGGACTTAATTATATCGATCCATAAACAATATGTAGCTGCTGGAGCGGATGTTATTCAAACGAATACGTATGGTGCGAATGAAGCGAAACTCCGCATGTATGGTCTAGAGAATCAAGTTGTCCAAATTAATAAAGCGGCAGTGAATATTGCGAAAGCATCAGTAACAGATCGGAATGCAATTTTAGGGACAATTGGAGGTATGAAACATATTGGTGCTGTTACAACGACTGATATAGAGCGAGAATTTATGTTACTTGAGCAGGCAGGTGCTTTACTAGAAGAACAGGTTGATGGATTACTATTAGAAACTTTTTATGATGAATTTGAATTATTGCATGCCGTTAAAGTATTGCGTAAACAAACGAATATTCCGATTGTTGCTCAGTTAGCGTTACATGAGGCAGGTACGACTCAAAATGGGAATGATGTCAATGAAATATTAAAACAGCTTTTAGATTACGGTGCCAATGTTGTTGGGTTGAACTGTCAACTAGGCCCGCTTCACATGACGGAAGCTTTCAAAATGATATCGATTCCTCAAAATGGCTATTTATCAGCATATCCGAATGCAGGTCTCCCGAATTATGTGGAAGGGCGTTACGTATATGAGGGAAGTCCAGCGTATTTTGAAGAAATGACGCCGAAATTTATTGAACAAGGTATTCGTTTATTAGGTGGTTGTTGTGGTACTACCCCGGAACATATTGAAGGAATGAAACGTGCTATTGCAAATGTTGCACCTGTAATAGCAAAGGAGACGATTCAAAGGCCTAAAGTGGTCCATACACATGAGAAGCGTTCGAGAGCTCATGTTACTCTAGCAGAAAAGGCAAAGAAACAAACGACAGTTGTAGTGGAATTAGATCCACCGAAAACGTTAGACACGCAGCGTTTTTTTGAAGGGGCAAGAGCACTGAAAAGGGCTGGAGCGGATGCTATTACTCTAGCAGATAATTCATTAGCATCTCCTCGTGTTTCGAATATGGCTATGGGTGCATTATTAACGAAGCATGATATTCCAGTATTGACGCATTTAACGTGTAGAGACCATAACGTCATTGGACTACAGTCTCACTTACTTGGATTATCAGCATTAGGTATGGAGGAAGTGCTAGCTTTAACTGGTGATCCAGCGCGCGTTGGTGATTTCCCAGGTGCAACTTCTGTATATGATTTGTCATCGATAGAGCTCATTAAAATGATTAAAGAGATGAACGACGGTCGCTCTATTTTAGGGAAATCAATTGGTCCGGCAACAAGATTTTCTGTCGGAGGTGCATTCAATCCTCATGTAAGGCATTTAAAAGCAGCGGTCAAGCGAATGGAACGAAAAATTGATGCTGGTGCTGAATATTTCTTAACGCAGCCGATATATGATGTTGCTTTAATAGAAGAAGTATATGAAGCGACAAAGCATTTGGAACAACCTATCTTTATTGGAATTATGCCGTTAGTAAGTAAGCGGAATGCAGATTTTCTTCATTTTGAAGTGCCGGGTATTACTCTCCCTGAAGAGATAAGACAAAGAATGGATGGACATGAAACGAAAGAGGCAGCCATAGAAGAAGGGATTCGTATTTCACAAGAGTTGATCGATGCGGCGATGAAATACTTTAACGGTATTTATCTTATTACACCGTTTTTAAAATATGAAATTACAGAACATCTCGTGAAATATGTGAGAGAAAAGCAAGAAGTGAAAGAAGGTATTAATTGA
- the metH gene encoding methionine synthase, whose amino-acid sequence MKRIEERLQHEILILDGAMGTMIQQEDLTAEDFGGEEYEGCNEYLVKTRPDVILNIHKVYIEAGADIIETNTFGATNIVLSDYALSHLDEELNERAALVAKQAVKESGKEVYVAGAMGPTTKAISVTGGVTFEELIEAYTRQARGLLRGEVDVLLVETSQDMRNVKAAYIGIQSAFEELNKIVPIMISGTIEPMGTTLAGQTIEAFYLSVEHMKPLSVGLNCATGPEFMREHIRSLSDLSECYISCYPNAGLPDEDGHYHESPASLAEKVKRFAEEGWINIIGGCCGTTPEHIRVMKSALASINPREHHERVGHGISGLEALQYDDSMRPLFVGERTNVIGSRKFKRLVAEGKFEEAAEVARAQVKKNAHIIDICMADPDRDEIEDMERFLAEVTKVLKVPIMIDSTDENVMAKALTYIQGKGVINSINLEDGEERFEKVTPLLRKYGAAIVVGTIDEDGMAVSAERKIEIAKRSYELLTKKYGIRPSDIIFDALVFPVGTGDEEYIGSAAATIEGIRLIKEALPECLTILGVSNISFGLPPAGREVLNSVFLYHATKAGLDYAIVNTEKLERYALIPEEEKRLADALLFETTKETLEKFTNFYRVAKKKDVVIQETLTLDERLANYIVEGTKQGLQEDLSLALTEGRKPLDIINGPLMTGMDEVGRLFNGNELIVAEVLQSAESMKAAVSYLEPHMESSESAKKGKVLLATVKGDVHDIGKNLVEIILSNNGYEIINLGINVRSDRIVQEVQEKKPDIIGLSGLLVKSAQQMVTTAEDLKAANIDIPIVVGGAALTRKFTDNRISPSYKGLVCYASDAMTGLDIINKLQKEEEREKMKRDKKERHLHIVKQEEKKIEIPAVIEPLPKATVMIPDSTKRVVLRDVPALHLAPFLNRQMLIGHHLGLKGNVKKLLQEGDKRAHELNDLIDELLQEGQSWLRPKAVYQFFPAQSDGQNIIIYDPEDHTRIIERFEFPRQGKAPYRTLGDYIRPIGDEMDYVAFLSVTVGEGVRDIAEEWKAKGDYLRSHAIQSLALELAEGLAEKTHMLIRDRWGIPDSPELTMEERFRTKYRGIRVSFGYPACPELADQEKLFRLIHPEEIGISLTEGFMMEPEASVTAMVFSHPEARYFSVL is encoded by the coding sequence ATGAAACGAATAGAAGAGAGATTACAACATGAAATTTTAATATTAGATGGTGCAATGGGAACGATGATCCAGCAAGAAGACTTAACAGCGGAAGATTTTGGAGGAGAAGAATACGAAGGTTGTAATGAATATTTAGTAAAAACAAGACCGGATGTTATTTTAAATATTCATAAAGTCTACATTGAAGCTGGAGCAGATATTATTGAAACGAATACGTTTGGTGCAACAAATATTGTATTAAGTGATTATGCATTGTCTCATTTAGATGAAGAGTTAAACGAAAGGGCAGCGCTTGTGGCGAAGCAAGCGGTTAAAGAAAGTGGGAAAGAAGTGTATGTTGCGGGAGCGATGGGACCAACGACGAAAGCGATTAGTGTTACAGGTGGTGTGACTTTTGAAGAGTTAATTGAAGCCTATACAAGGCAAGCGAGAGGACTATTAAGAGGAGAAGTTGATGTATTACTCGTTGAAACGAGTCAAGATATGCGTAATGTGAAAGCTGCGTACATTGGAATTCAATCGGCGTTTGAAGAACTAAACAAAATAGTACCTATTATGATTTCTGGAACAATTGAACCGATGGGAACGACTTTAGCGGGTCAAACGATCGAAGCCTTTTATTTATCGGTAGAGCATATGAAGCCATTATCGGTTGGATTAAACTGTGCTACTGGTCCAGAATTTATGAGGGAACATATACGTTCCCTATCTGATTTATCGGAGTGTTATATTTCGTGTTATCCAAACGCTGGTCTTCCTGATGAAGATGGGCATTATCACGAATCTCCAGCGTCACTTGCTGAAAAAGTAAAACGTTTTGCTGAAGAAGGATGGATTAATATTATTGGTGGTTGTTGTGGCACAACACCAGAACATATACGTGTAATGAAATCGGCGCTTGCCTCGATTAATCCTCGTGAGCATCATGAAAGGGTTGGACATGGAATTAGTGGACTAGAAGCGTTGCAATACGATGATTCTATGAGGCCTTTATTTGTTGGAGAAAGGACGAATGTAATTGGATCGCGTAAGTTTAAAAGATTAGTAGCAGAAGGGAAATTTGAAGAGGCTGCTGAAGTGGCAAGAGCGCAAGTGAAGAAAAATGCTCATATTATTGATATTTGTATGGCAGACCCTGATCGTGATGAAATAGAAGATATGGAAAGATTCTTGGCAGAAGTTACGAAAGTGTTAAAAGTACCGATTATGATTGATTCAACAGATGAAAATGTTATGGCGAAAGCTCTTACTTATATTCAAGGAAAAGGTGTTATCAATTCTATTAATTTAGAGGATGGAGAAGAACGTTTTGAAAAAGTGACACCCCTTCTTCGGAAATACGGTGCTGCGATAGTTGTAGGGACAATTGATGAAGATGGTATGGCAGTTAGTGCAGAAAGAAAGATAGAGATTGCTAAAAGAAGCTATGAATTACTAACGAAAAAGTATGGTATACGCCCATCTGATATTATTTTTGATGCGCTTGTGTTTCCTGTAGGAACAGGTGATGAAGAATATATAGGTTCAGCGGCAGCGACTATAGAAGGAATTCGTCTTATTAAAGAAGCGTTACCAGAATGTTTAACGATTCTAGGTGTGAGTAATATATCTTTTGGTTTACCACCAGCTGGACGTGAAGTATTAAACTCTGTCTTTCTATATCATGCAACGAAAGCAGGATTAGATTATGCGATTGTTAATACGGAAAAATTAGAACGCTATGCGTTAATTCCAGAGGAAGAAAAACGTCTTGCGGATGCATTATTATTTGAAACGACGAAAGAGACGTTAGAAAAATTTACAAACTTTTATCGTGTTGCCAAAAAGAAAGATGTCGTTATACAAGAAACGCTAACACTTGATGAACGACTGGCAAATTATATTGTAGAAGGTACGAAGCAAGGACTACAAGAAGATCTAAGTCTCGCGCTTACAGAAGGACGAAAACCTCTGGATATTATTAACGGGCCGCTTATGACAGGAATGGATGAGGTGGGGCGATTATTTAATGGTAATGAGCTTATCGTTGCTGAAGTATTGCAAAGTGCTGAAAGTATGAAAGCTGCCGTAAGTTATTTAGAGCCACATATGGAATCTAGTGAGAGTGCAAAAAAAGGGAAAGTATTATTAGCGACTGTTAAAGGAGACGTACATGATATTGGGAAAAACCTTGTTGAAATTATTTTATCAAATAACGGATATGAAATTATTAATTTAGGAATTAATGTTCGTTCGGATCGAATTGTTCAAGAAGTACAAGAAAAGAAACCTGATATTATTGGCCTTTCTGGTTTGTTAGTAAAATCAGCGCAACAAATGGTAACGACTGCTGAAGATTTAAAAGCAGCGAATATTGATATTCCAATTGTTGTAGGTGGTGCAGCACTAACGAGGAAATTTACAGATAATCGTATTTCTCCATCTTATAAAGGGCTCGTATGTTATGCAAGTGATGCAATGACAGGTCTTGATATTATTAACAAATTACAAAAAGAAGAAGAACGTGAAAAGATGAAGCGAGATAAAAAGGAACGCCATCTTCATATTGTGAAACAAGAGGAGAAAAAAATAGAAATTCCCGCAGTTATTGAGCCGTTGCCAAAAGCAACTGTTATGATACCAGATTCGACGAAACGAGTTGTATTACGGGATGTTCCTGCCCTTCATCTTGCACCGTTTTTAAATAGACAAATGTTAATTGGACACCATCTTGGGTTAAAAGGAAACGTAAAAAAACTCTTGCAAGAAGGGGATAAAAGAGCACATGAGCTAAATGATTTAATTGATGAATTATTACAAGAAGGACAATCTTGGTTACGCCCAAAAGCGGTGTATCAATTTTTCCCGGCGCAAAGTGATGGACAAAATATAATTATATACGATCCGGAAGATCACACACGTATTATAGAGCGATTTGAATTTCCGAGACAAGGGAAAGCACCATACCGTACTTTAGGAGATTATATACGCCCGATTGGAGATGAGATGGATTATGTCGCTTTCTTATCTGTTACCGTTGGAGAAGGGGTTCGAGATATTGCAGAGGAATGGAAGGCGAAGGGAGATTATTTACGCAGTCATGCGATTCAGTCGTTAGCACTTGAATTAGCAGAAGGACTTGCTGAAAAAACACATATGCTCATTCGTGATCGTTGGGGAATTCCAGATTCGCCTGAACTGACGATGGAAGAGAGATTCCGTACAAAATATAGAGGAATACGCGTATCATTTGGTTATCCAGCATGCCCAGAACTTGCTGATCAAGAAAAATTATTTCGCTTAATTCATCCAGAAGAAATAGGTATTTCATTAACAGAAGGATTTATGATGGAGCCAGAAGCGTCTGTAACCGCTATGGTATTTTCTCACCCTGAGGCAAGGTATTTTAGTGTACTATAG
- a CDS encoding undecaprenyldiphospho-muramoylpentapeptide beta-N-acetylglucosaminyltransferase codes for MKKIVFTGGGSAGHVTPNLAIIPHLQKQNWDISYIGSHQGIEKTIIEKEGIPYHSIASGKLRRYFDLKNIKDPFLVMKGVMDAYVTIRKLKPDVIFSKGGFVSVPVVIGGWLNRVPVLLHESDMTPGLANKIALRFASKIFVTFEEAAKHLPKEKVIYTGSPVREDVLRGNLEKGLKFLGFSRKKSVITVMGGSLGAKKINETVRSALPDLLKNYQIVHLCGKGNLDESLQNKEGYRQFEYVHEELPDILAATDFVISRAGSNAIFEFLTMQKPMVLIPLSKFASRGDQILNAESFKRQGYASVLYEEDVTVNSLIKHIEELSHNNETYKTALKKYNGKEAIKTIIQHISEA; via the coding sequence ATGAAAAAAATAGTCTTTACAGGTGGCGGTTCGGCCGGGCATGTAACACCTAATTTAGCAATTATTCCACATTTACAAAAGCAGAACTGGGATATCTCTTATATTGGTTCTCATCAAGGGATTGAGAAAACGATTATAGAAAAAGAAGGAATCCCATACCATAGTATTGCAAGCGGGAAGCTACGTCGTTATTTTGATTTGAAAAATATAAAAGATCCTTTTCTCGTGATGAAGGGTGTTATGGATGCGTACGTAACAATTCGTAAACTAAAACCGGATGTTATTTTTTCAAAAGGTGGTTTCGTATCCGTACCAGTCGTAATAGGAGGGTGGCTAAATAGGGTGCCAGTTTTATTACATGAATCTGATATGACACCTGGACTAGCAAATAAAATTGCGCTCCGTTTTGCCTCGAAAATATTTGTTACATTTGAAGAAGCAGCGAAACATTTACCGAAAGAAAAAGTAATATATACAGGATCGCCTGTACGTGAAGACGTACTAAGAGGAAATCTTGAAAAAGGTTTAAAGTTTCTAGGGTTTTCCCGGAAGAAATCAGTTATTACTGTTATGGGAGGAAGTTTAGGCGCAAAGAAAATTAATGAAACGGTTCGATCGGCACTTCCAGATCTTCTGAAAAATTATCAAATTGTGCATCTTTGCGGAAAAGGAAATCTTGATGAATCCTTACAAAATAAAGAAGGATATAGACAATTTGAATATGTACATGAAGAGTTGCCGGATATATTAGCAGCAACAGATTTTGTTATTTCACGTGCGGGATCCAACGCGATTTTTGAATTTTTAACAATGCAAAAGCCGATGGTTTTAATTCCGTTATCGAAATTTGCAAGCCGTGGAGATCAAATTTTAAATGCTGAATCCTTTAAAAGACAAGGGTATGCATCGGTATTATATGAAGAGGATGTAACGGTGAACTCACTTATAAAGCATATAGAAGAGCTATCTCATAATAATGAGACGTATAAAACAGCATTAAAAAAATATAATGGAAAAGAAGCGATTAAAACTATCATTCAACATATTTCAGAGGCATGA
- a CDS encoding DUF3966 domain-containing protein, producing the protein MKRENTNGLGVTVLELSLYENTALIICFVLYVGSVIVYISRKFSQERELEKSEITAELEMLADESYKKQKIKEDHEAPHH; encoded by the coding sequence ATTAAGCGTGAAAATACGAATGGATTAGGAGTGACTGTGTTGGAGCTAAGTCTCTATGAAAATACTGCACTTATTATATGCTTTGTGTTGTACGTTGGTAGTGTTATTGTTTATATTTCACGGAAATTTTCACAAGAACGAGAGCTTGAAAAATCAGAAATAACAGCTGAACTAGAAATGTTAGCTGATGAAAGTTATAAAAAACAAAAAATAAAAGAAGATCATGAGGCACCCCATCATTGA
- a CDS encoding nucleoside 2-deoxyribosyltransferase — MKFYIASGFQNKHLVRFVSSQLKEVGWQHTYDWTKNERATNREQLQKIGEEEQEAIREADVFLLILEGGNGSHTELGMAIALEKKIYIYHKGNELQTTFYHLREVDIFEGEIEGLVSYILNKVEC, encoded by the coding sequence ATGAAATTTTATATTGCTTCAGGATTTCAAAATAAACATCTTGTTCGTTTCGTATCAAGCCAGTTGAAAGAAGTGGGATGGCAGCATACATATGATTGGACGAAAAATGAAAGAGCAACCAATAGAGAACAATTGCAAAAGATTGGTGAAGAAGAACAAGAAGCGATACGAGAAGCTGATGTTTTCTTACTCATACTAGAGGGTGGGAATGGAAGTCATACAGAATTAGGGATGGCAATTGCTTTAGAAAAGAAAATTTATATATATCACAAGGGCAATGAGTTGCAAACGACATTCTACCATTTACGAGAAGTTGATATTTTCGAAGGAGAAATTGAGGGGCTTGTCTCATATATATTAAATAAAGTGGAATGTTAG
- a CDS encoding DUF3912 family protein gives MNFDIVGQKAYIKDGPHRNRIGTVKKNEKQLESHFAIVIGEQSIDVELKDIVLVGVDVGQFHKWCEQNGYL, from the coding sequence TTGAACTTTGATATTGTAGGACAAAAAGCATATATAAAAGATGGGCCGCATCGGAACCGAATTGGAACTGTAAAGAAAAATGAAAAACAATTAGAATCCCATTTTGCTATTGTAATTGGAGAACAAAGTATTGATGTAGAGCTAAAGGATATCGTGTTAGTTGGAGTAGATGTAGGACAATTTCATAAATGGTGCGAGCAAAATGGTTATTTGTGA
- a CDS encoding L-cystine transporter: MNTLLVGINITVMLILVGVLYYMQRKHVSFNKRVFTALGVGIIFGLILQFIYEPTSKVIIESNTWFSLIGNGYVKLLQMIVMPLILVSIISAFTKLQLTKNLGKISGLIIGILILTTGIAAAVGIAASAGFDVSATGLQQGDAESARLKLVEERFTSIEKTTIPDKLLELLPTNPFLDLTGARPTSTISVVIFAAFIGIAFIGVKRKYPEQAELFKKMLDAVYAIVMRMVTLILRLTPYGVLALMAKTVAGSDINAILKLGNFVLASYVALIVMFIIHLLLIALSGLNPIQYLKKVFPVLTFAFTSRSSAGAMPLNIEAQKEKLGISEGIANFAASFGVSIGQNGCAGIYPAMLAMMVAPTVGIDPLQPQFILTLIAVVAISSFGVAGVGGGATFAALIVLSTMNLPIGIVALVISVEPLIDMGRTALNVSGSMTAGLISSKWLGELDQDTYNQDDVKTGEIAS, from the coding sequence ATGAATACACTGCTTGTCGGGATTAACATCACAGTCATGCTCATTTTAGTTGGCGTATTGTATTATATGCAACGTAAGCATGTATCTTTTAATAAACGTGTATTTACTGCTTTAGGAGTCGGAATTATCTTTGGTCTTATATTACAATTTATTTATGAACCTACTTCTAAAGTAATTATCGAATCAAATACCTGGTTTAGTTTAATTGGTAACGGTTATGTGAAATTACTTCAAATGATCGTTATGCCACTTATTTTAGTATCTATTATTTCAGCATTTACAAAATTACAATTAACGAAAAACCTTGGTAAAATCAGTGGTCTTATTATCGGAATTTTAATTCTTACTACAGGAATTGCCGCAGCTGTCGGTATAGCTGCAAGCGCAGGATTTGATGTATCAGCAACAGGATTACAACAAGGTGATGCAGAATCTGCTCGTCTGAAATTAGTAGAAGAAAGATTTACTTCTATTGAAAAGACAACAATTCCAGACAAATTGTTAGAACTGTTGCCTACGAATCCTTTTCTTGATTTAACAGGTGCTCGTCCAACATCAACAATTTCTGTTGTAATATTTGCAGCCTTTATCGGGATTGCCTTTATAGGTGTAAAACGAAAATATCCAGAACAAGCAGAGCTATTTAAGAAAATGCTTGATGCTGTATATGCAATCGTAATGCGTATGGTAACATTAATTTTACGTCTTACTCCATACGGCGTATTAGCTCTTATGGCAAAGACAGTTGCTGGTAGCGATATTAACGCTATTTTAAAACTTGGTAACTTCGTGTTAGCATCTTACGTAGCTCTTATCGTAATGTTTATCATTCACTTATTATTAATCGCATTATCTGGTTTAAATCCAATTCAATATTTGAAAAAAGTGTTCCCTGTATTAACATTTGCATTTACATCTCGCTCTAGTGCTGGTGCAATGCCATTAAATATTGAAGCTCAAAAAGAAAAGCTTGGTATTTCTGAAGGAATCGCTAACTTCGCTGCATCCTTTGGGGTATCTATCGGTCAAAACGGTTGCGCAGGTATTTATCCAGCAATGCTTGCTATGATGGTCGCTCCAACTGTAGGAATTGATCCATTACAACCACAATTCATTTTAACTTTAATCGCTGTCGTTGCTATTAGCTCATTCGGTGTTGCCGGTGTTGGTGGCGGTGCAACATTCGCAGCGTTAATCGTACTATCTACAATGAACTTACCAATCGGCATTGTCGCTCTTGTTATCTCAGTTGAACCATTAATCGATATGGGTCGTACAGCTCTTAACGTAAGTGGTTCTATGACAGCTGGTCTTATTTCTAGTAAATGGCTTGGTGAATTAGATCAGGATACGTACAATCAAGATGATGTAAAAACTGGTGAGATTGCTTCATAA
- a CDS encoding DUF2626 domain-containing protein: protein MERMFRVLGFWTGIFSVMFYVGDMHSTALLFLGQTGFFVLLSYLKLTERMYIYVFGAYLTVFFIGFTWYTTFLLVPGAGH, encoded by the coding sequence ATGGAGCGCATGTTTCGCGTTCTCGGCTTTTGGACTGGAATTTTCTCGGTTATGTTTTACGTAGGGGATATGCATTCGACCGCACTACTATTTTTAGGACAAACAGGATTCTTCGTACTTTTAAGTTATTTAAAATTAACAGAGCGTATGTATATATACGTATTCGGGGCATATTTAACCGTTTTCTTCATCGGATTTACATGGTACACAACATTTTTACTTGTCCCTGGAGCTGGGCATTAA
- a CDS encoding helix-turn-helix transcriptional regulator — protein MEQALKITGVLSDPTRYYIYKYISQKHNYVTVQEIADEFNIHPNVARLHLSKLEDVNMLKSETKKTGKGGRPSRLYVLSQDVIQLQFPFRDYQLLAQIAFNSLLSLGSAGEKALYETGKQFGKELMQQHMHRLNVSAEALTIEQKMLIAKEAFSTAGLSPAFELSTDGTKIFYDVHNCPFKEVAAHHPTEICNMHGDMMKGIFEILFPNVELTRNDSLLDGCKSCNYKVKL, from the coding sequence ATGGAACAAGCTTTAAAAATTACAGGTGTATTATCTGACCCTACTCGTTATTATATTTATAAATATATTTCGCAAAAACATAATTACGTAACTGTACAAGAAATTGCAGATGAGTTTAACATTCATCCAAACGTAGCGCGTTTACATTTATCTAAATTAGAAGATGTTAATATGCTCAAATCAGAAACAAAAAAAACTGGGAAAGGCGGCAGACCAAGCAGGCTATATGTCTTGTCTCAAGATGTCATCCAGTTACAATTCCCATTTCGCGATTATCAATTATTAGCGCAGATAGCATTTAATTCACTGCTAAGCTTAGGTAGTGCTGGTGAAAAAGCGCTATATGAAACAGGGAAACAATTCGGCAAAGAATTAATGCAACAACATATGCATCGCTTAAATGTAAGTGCAGAAGCATTGACGATAGAACAAAAAATGCTAATCGCAAAAGAAGCATTCTCAACAGCTGGCTTATCTCCTGCTTTTGAATTAAGTACAGATGGCACAAAAATTTTCTATGATGTACACAATTGTCCATTTAAAGAAGTTGCTGCGCATCATCCGACTGAAATTTGTAATATGCACGGAGATATGATGAAGGGGATTTTTGAAATCCTATTCCCGAACGTGGAATTAACACGAAACGATAGTCTACTAGATGGATGCAAATCTTGTAACTATAAAGTGAAACTTTAA
- the comGA gene encoding competence type IV pilus ATPase ComGA, which yields MNSVELFANMIMKEACRVRASDLHIVPRQKDVAIQLRIGKDLITKRCIEKEFGEKLVSHFKFLASMDIGERRKPQNGSLYLQIDGQEVYLRLSTLPTVYQESLVIRLHLQASVQPLSHLSLFPSSAEKLLSFLKHSHGLLVFTGPTGSGKTTTMYALLEVARKWQTRRIITLEDPVEQRKDGLLQIQINEKAGITYKTGLKAILRHDPDIILVGEIRDEETAKVAVRASLTGHLVMTTLHTNDAKGAILRFMDYGITRQEIEQSLLAVAAQRLVELKCPFCRGKCATLCKSMRKVRQASIYELLYGYELKQAIKEASGEHVTYHYKTLEASVRKGYALGFLEEDVYV from the coding sequence ATGAATAGTGTCGAGCTTTTTGCAAATATGATTATGAAAGAAGCTTGTAGGGTGCGAGCATCGGACTTACATATTGTGCCCAGGCAGAAGGATGTGGCGATTCAATTACGTATTGGAAAAGATTTAATTACGAAACGGTGTATTGAGAAAGAATTTGGAGAAAAGCTTGTTTCACACTTTAAATTTTTAGCATCAATGGATATAGGAGAGAGGAGAAAACCTCAAAATGGTTCGTTGTACTTACAAATTGATGGACAAGAAGTGTATTTACGCCTTTCAACACTTCCAACAGTATATCAAGAAAGTCTCGTTATTCGCCTCCATTTACAAGCATCTGTACAGCCACTGTCTCATCTTTCGTTATTTCCAAGTTCAGCGGAAAAATTACTCTCTTTTTTAAAGCATTCTCATGGGTTACTCGTATTTACTGGGCCAACTGGTTCTGGAAAAACAACAACAATGTATGCGTTATTAGAAGTAGCTAGAAAATGGCAAACACGTCGCATTATTACACTGGAAGATCCAGTTGAGCAAAGAAAAGACGGTTTATTACAAATTCAAATAAATGAAAAAGCTGGTATCACATATAAAACGGGATTAAAGGCTATTTTGCGTCATGATCCAGATATTATTTTAGTTGGCGAAATTCGTGATGAAGAAACAGCAAAAGTAGCTGTAAGGGCCAGTTTGACGGGACATTTAGTAATGACAACCTTGCATACAAATGATGCGAAAGGAGCGATACTGCGATTTATGGATTATGGTATTACAAGGCAAGAAATTGAACAATCATTATTAGCAGTAGCTGCTCAGCGGCTCGTCGAATTAAAATGTCCATTTTGCAGAGGGAAGTGTGCAACTTTGTGTAAATCAATGAGGAAAGTGAGACAGGCAAGCATTTATGAACTGTTATATGGATATGAATTAAAACAAGCGATTAAAGAAGCAAGTGGAGAACATGTTACGTATCACTATAAAACGTTGGAAGCGTCGGTTCGAAAAGGGTATGCTTTAGGCTTTTTAGAAGAAGATGTATATGTTTAA